One region of Pueribacillus theae genomic DNA includes:
- a CDS encoding NCS2 family permease, producing the protein MKRYFMFDEMGTNYKRETIGGITTFLAMAYILFVNPSVLSLESIPDLPEGMGMDKGAVFTATAIAAAVGTLFMGIIAKYPIGLAPGMGLNAFFAFTVVLTMGIPWETALSGVLVSGIIFILLTLTGLREKAINAIPAELKYAVGAGIGLFIAFIGFQNAGIIVSDEAVLVGLGDLTSGNTLLAIFGVAVTVVLLVLGVKSGVFIGMIVTAITGMLVGLIPWPTAIVGSVPSLEPTFGVAFSHLGDIFTLQMLVVILTFLFVDFFDTAGTLVAVANQAGLLKDNKLPRAGKALFADASATVAGAIVGTSTTTSYVESASGVGAGARTGFASVVTALLFLLALFFSPLLSVITSAVTAPALIIVGVMMVSSLKNIDWDRFEIAVPAFLTIIIMPLSYSIATGIAVGFIFYPITMIAKGRWKEIHPVMYGFFVIFILYFIFLAG; encoded by the coding sequence ATGAAACGCTATTTCATGTTCGATGAGATGGGAACGAATTATAAGCGTGAAACGATTGGCGGTATAACAACATTTTTGGCAATGGCTTATATTTTATTCGTAAATCCGTCTGTTTTATCGCTTGAATCTATTCCGGATTTGCCTGAAGGGATGGGAATGGATAAAGGTGCTGTATTTACCGCAACAGCGATAGCTGCTGCAGTTGGTACGCTATTCATGGGAATCATTGCAAAATATCCGATCGGGTTGGCACCTGGAATGGGGCTCAATGCCTTTTTTGCTTTTACAGTTGTGCTTACAATGGGCATCCCTTGGGAGACAGCTTTATCGGGGGTTCTTGTTTCTGGAATCATTTTTATTCTTTTAACACTGACAGGACTTCGTGAAAAAGCAATTAATGCGATTCCGGCTGAATTAAAATATGCGGTTGGAGCGGGGATTGGACTTTTTATTGCCTTTATTGGCTTTCAAAATGCTGGGATTATCGTAAGTGACGAAGCGGTTCTCGTTGGATTAGGCGATTTAACGAGCGGAAATACACTGCTTGCCATTTTTGGTGTTGCAGTGACAGTGGTGCTTCTCGTTTTAGGAGTAAAAAGCGGTGTGTTTATAGGTATGATTGTTACGGCTATTACTGGTATGCTTGTTGGCTTGATTCCATGGCCTACTGCTATTGTTGGTAGCGTACCAAGCTTGGAACCAACATTTGGTGTTGCGTTCTCTCATCTAGGTGATATTTTTACGCTTCAAATGCTTGTTGTTATTTTAACCTTTTTATTCGTAGACTTTTTTGACACTGCTGGTACGCTTGTTGCTGTTGCGAATCAGGCAGGGCTTTTAAAAGATAATAAATTGCCTAGAGCGGGAAAAGCGTTGTTTGCCGATGCTTCAGCTACAGTGGCCGGAGCGATTGTAGGAACATCAACAACAACCTCTTATGTCGAGTCAGCTTCAGGCGTTGGCGCGGGTGCTCGAACTGGCTTTGCATCAGTTGTAACGGCATTGCTCTTCTTGCTTGCGCTCTTTTTCTCACCGCTTCTTTCAGTTATTACATCTGCGGTTACGGCGCCTGCCTTAATTATTGTAGGGGTAATGATGGTTTCATCGCTTAAAAATATAGATTGGGATCGTTTTGAAATTGCCGTGCCGGCATTTTTAACGATTATAATTATGCCGCTTTCCTATAGTATTGCAACAGGGATCGCTGTCGGATTTATTTTTTATCCGATTACAATGATAGCAAAAGGCCGCTGGAAAGAGATTCACCCAGTCATGTACGGATTTTTTGTGATTTTTATCCTTTACTTTATATTCCTTGCAGGCTAA